Genomic DNA from Thermanaerothrix sp.:
TTTAGACATGGCCTATTTAAATGTCCCCCTAACCGTTAATACGCTATAAGGACATGACGGTTACTCCCGCCACCACCAGGGTTATTCCTAGGGCAACCTTGCGGGTAAGGCGCTCCCTCAACACCGCCATGGCGAAAAGGGCGGCCAGGAACGGCCTTGCGCAGGCAAGGCATGTGGCCAGCGCCACGGATATGTAGTTTAAGCTGTAGGAGAAGAGCAGGTTCCCTATGGTGAGTCCCATGGCTCCTGCGATCGACATCTCCAACAGGTCCCTCCCCTTGAGGGATCTTAGGGATTTTACCTCCCCAGGATTCTTTATGAGGAACGCCGCTATGGATCCCACGGTTACCCCGATGGACCTCCAAAGCTCCAGGGTCGGGATGTCCATCCTTCCGATCAGGATCTTGTTGGACACCACCCCTAGGCTCCAGCAGAACATGGTGGCGCCGGCGAGGATGAGCCCCCCAGTAAGCTCCCTTGGGGAGTCCGAAGAGCCGCCGTCTTTCCGGTTTAAGAGGAACAACCCCTCTAGGGTTAGAAGCACCGAGATGATTATGTTTGCCCCCATGGGCTCTTTGATGACGAAATGGGACATTACAACCGCCACCACCGGGAACGAGGACGTTGCCGGCACCCCCACGGATACGCCGAGCTTGTGAAGGGCTCCGAAGTAACAAAGGTCCCCCACCACAAGCCACGCCACAGAGGAGGCCCAAAGGAAGGCCAACGTGTGGGTTTCAGGGGGTATGAAGGCCGCGGTGCCCTTGGCGGCCAAGGCGTAGGCTGTGGCGCTTAACACATACCCTATGCACCGGACGGCCCCAAGGGCGGTGTACGAGACCTTCTCTATGCCCCGCCTGTAGAGGACCGGAGCCATGGCCCACACAGCAGCGGCGGCTATGGCAAGCCCCATGCCCAGGAGGACCCTCAAGCTCAACACCCCCTACCTGTGGGAGGTTATGTAACCGGTGAGGGACGCCACGGCGTTGTTAAGGTGAAGCTTGAGGCGCTCTTTAGCCAGGGGCAGGTTGCGTTCCAGTATGGCGTCGATGAGGGCCACGTGCTCCTCCGAGGATCGCTCCAGCGGCACCCCTTCCATGGAATAGTGCCTGCACAGCTGTATGAGGTCGCTCACGTTGTGCAGCACCGTCTCAAGAAAGGCGTTCCCCGATTGGTTGCTTATGAACCCGTGGAAACGCCTGTCCTGATCCAAGTATTGGCCGGCAGACCAGCTAGGCCCCACTGAGCTGAAGAGTTCCCGGAACTTAAGCAGCTCATCCCTGGGCGGATCGGCGCAGATCTTCTCCAGCGCCAGGCTTTCCAACACCAACCTTATCTCGTAAAGATCCTCCGCCTCCTTGGGGGATGGCAGGGCCACGAAGGCCCCCTTCCTTGGGACCAGCCTTACCAACCCTGTCTGGGCCAGCTGGCGGATAGCCTCCCTTATGGGGGTTCTTGACACCTCAAGCTGTTTTGAAAGCTCGAACTCCGACAGCTTCTCCCCCGGCGATATGATCCCGTTAACTATGGCGTCCTTTATCTTGTCATAAACGATCTGCCTTAAATCTCGGCTCCTTGCGGGAGAGAGGGGGTGGTCCTTCATTGGGATGCCTCCTTTAGGTCATTGGTTGTAGCGTTGATCCTTCAAATTGCGGAATCCTTTATACATTATTTTATTGCAAAAGGCACGGCTCATTCAACGAGAGGGGCGGGGGGATTATTTTCTATTTTTTAGGAACGTCGCCCCGCGCCAGCATGTCTACCCAGAGGGACAGGGCGTAGATGGCGTCTGAAAGCCTGTTTAGGTATACGTACTCATGATCTGAAATCAGGTTTTCCCTGTAGAGCTTGACTGCCACCCGCTCTGCCCGCCTTGCCACGGTCCTTGCTATGTGAAGGGCCGCCCCTGGCACAGAGTCTCCGGGGCGCACGAACCTGAAGGGCCCTTTGTGCATGGCGGTGACCTTGGCCACCAGGGTCTCAAGAAGCGACGAATCCGGTTCCGGCAGGTCTTCGCACATGGCGAAGCTCCCCATGGCGTAGGACATGTTCTCCTCGAGCTTCAGAAGCCATTCAGCAACCTCGCCGTAGGGACAGGTGGCCCTTGCCATGCCCACGTGGGCCTGGCACTCGTCAAGGGTGCCGTAAAGTTCCACCCTTGGGTGGTCCTTTGGAACCCTATCGCCGTTGCAAAGGGACGTGGTACCCTTGTCTCCGCCTTTAGTGGTTATTATGAGCTCCGCCATCCACCTCACCTCCCGCGGTGTGTGCGTATGACCCCTTAATGGCCTTTACGTTCGGCTCGATGGGATCAATTCGCCTGGGCGTTTTCGTAAAGAAGGAGTTTGTTGTCAGTGGCAGCTGCAGGATCCGCAACCATCGGAGGAGCAGCCTCCTATGAGTCTCATGGACATGCGGACCAGGCCGTCCATCACCAGCCCCGATGGTACCTCTTGAAACTTGGCGGTCTCCATGACCAGGGCCCTGCAGCATCCCATCTTTTCGCAGGGTTCGTGTTCCACGGTAAGGCCCGCAAGGGACTCCAAGGAGGTTTCGGGCACTTCCCCCGGGGCCTCCATGGTTATAAGGTTGTGCAGGGAGCGGTTCTCCTCCAGATCCTCCATGCCCCGGTACTCCACCGAGATCTCTATCCCCAGAGTGGCGAACTTGGGCGCCATCCGTTCTACCACCTTGAGCAGGTTATCTCTGGTGCCGGTGAAGTGAGGGCACTCAACGCCCCTGATTCCGTAATGGCTTATGACTATGTTTGGCATCGATACTCTCCGTCCTTTCGGTTGATTAAGGCTATGAGATTATACGTTCTTTTGCCCCCCTATGGCCCCTATCAGGGTCCTGTTGGATTTACGGTCCTTCACCGCTATTCGCACGTAATGCTTCCCCAGCCCGAATGACTCGCAGGTTCTTATGAGTATCCCCATGGGTTTTAGCTGGTTAAGCAGATCCTTTGCTTCCCATGGCGACGTGCACAGGATGAAGTTGACGCTGGAGTTGAGTGGTTCAAACCCCATGGCCCTTAGGGACCTGGTTAGATACTCCCTCTCCGCCGCCAGCTTTTCCCTGGACTCTTGGAGGAACGGTTCCGGGTTTAGGGAGCACCAGGTGGCGAAGGCCTCCCCGGCGCAGTTTAAGGGCCAGGGCTGAAGGGCCCTTCTCACGATTCCCACCGTTTCCGGCGTGGTCACCGCGGCGCCCACCCTAAGGCCGGGGGCTGAGAAGTCCTTGGTGAAGGCCCTGAGAGCTATGGACCCAGCGGGGATTGAGCCATTGTCTATGATGGAACGGGAGGGCGGATAGGTGAGGTTTATGAAGCACTCGTCCGCCAGCAGGTACGCGCCGGCGTCGTGGCAGGCTCTGGTTATGGCCTTAAGCTCCAGGTCCGAATAGGCCCGTCCGGTGGGGTTGTTTGGCTGACATATGACAAGCAGATCCCCCTTCTCAAGCCGACGATCTAGATCCTCCAGGGGCGGTTCGAAACATGGGGCCCTCATGGGGATTTCAAGAACCGGTATGCCCAATCTGGACGCCCATGCCCCGTACTCCCCGAAGGTGGGGGAGAAGGTGACCATCCTCTTGGGGCGCAGAGCCATCATGACGGCCCCTATTAGTTCGCTTGCGCCGTTGCCAAAACAGGTCATCTCCGGCTTCACCGCAAGCCACTTTGCGAAAGCCTCTCTCAGCGCCGTGTGATCGGGGTCCGGATAAAGGTTTGCGCGCTTAAGCGCCAGGCGCGCCGCCCGGAGGGCCCCCTTGGGGGGGCCGTAGGGGTTAACGTTGCTTGAGAAGTCGAGGACCTTCCATGGGGCCGCTGCCAGTTGGTAAATCATTCCCCCGTGGATCAAAGGGACATCAACCCCCCCAGCACAAGGGCGCCCAGGGCGCTTAACATGTAGCTCACCCAGTAGAGGGACAGGGCTCCCTGGAGGTGCTCAACGGTGGGTTTAGGACCCGAGCCCATGGTGGGGCACTGAACCCACTGGTCGCCGTAGAGGGTTGCCCCTCCCAGTGTAATCCCAAGTACATGGGCGAAGGCCGACATGGGCCATCCCGAGTTGGGGCTCTCGTCCTTTGGGGCGTCCTCCTTCACTGCTTCCCACGTGTCCATAAAGTCCTTTCCCATCATGTGTCCCGATGCCGCCAGGATGAGGGCGGACAGCCTTGAGGGCAGGATGTTTAGAATGTCGTCCAGCTTCGCGGAAGCGGCGCCGAAGTGGTTGTAGCGTTCGTCCTTGTATCCCACCATGGCGTCCAACGTGTTAACCACCCTGTGGGCCCAGGCGAGAAGAGGTCCGCCAAGGGCGGCGTAGAAGAGGGTGCCCACCAGCGCGTCGGAGAAGTTCTCCGCCAGGGTCTCAAGGGCGGATCTTGTGATGTAATCCTCGTCCATGTGGTCGACCCTGCGGCTCACCAGGGGTTTGAGCTTCTCCCTGGCGCCGTCCATGTCACGGTCCTTTAGGGACTTTAGGACCTGGGACACCTCATGGGCAAGGCTTTTGCCACCCAAACAGAAGTAGATAACGATGGCTCCTCCCAGCCATTCCAGATGCAAAAGGCCCAGCACCTTGAGGAACAGCCACGGGGGTAAAAGGGAAGCGGCTAGAACCAGGAACAGGAAAACCCCTCCCTGGGAGGGCTGGGACAGGGGCAGAGCCCGGCACATAGGTTCCAACCGTTGGGCCATGCGGCCCACGAGCCTAACCGGATGAAAGTTCCATTGGGGGTCCCCAAGAATAAGGTCTAAAGATATGGCAATCGCCAAAGACAAAGAGAGCATGTTGGAACCTCCCCGTACTTGGTGTGAGATGTTTTCCCCTTTCCGTCTTTCCCCTTCAAAGGCTCCGGGGAGGAAGGCGGCAGTATCGCACATCTTATTCATTTTACAACACCCGATGGCCTTAGGACCCATCTGGTTTCAAAAGGGAGATGGAGTTCAACGTGATATTTCCGAAATATTTAGAAGATATGGTGGTAATATGGGGACGTGGGACCTGTCTATGGGGGTGTTGTTTTAGAAAGGTGGGGTGGGCATGAGGGGACGCTTTAGTTTAAGGGAGGACATGGTCTATTCAATGCCGGTGCACTTTTCCGGCCGGTCCTTTGAGCCAGTAGTGGCGGAGTATGGGGACATGACCTGCGTGAGGCTGGGCTTTGATACCGATCCGGAGGCGTTGCTTGGATATTTGCCGGAATGCTTTGATCTGATTGAGCCCAGGGTGGACGTGCAGTACGCCAACTGCAGGGATGTTAAGTGGATGTCCGGCGGTGAGTACAGGCTTTTACAGGTTACCGTTCCCGCCAGGTACGTTGCGGGCAAGGAGGTCATAGAGGGGGACTACGCGCTGGTGGTATGGGAGGACAAGGCTTGCCCCATAATAGGCGGCCGGGAGGAGGACGGGGTGCCAAAGCTCTTCGCCCAGATAGCTCCAGAAAGGCACGTGGGGGATCACTGGTTTACCTCCATTGCCTACGAGTCATGCCAGCTTTGCTCCTTGGATTTTTGGGGTAAGGAGGACGTGCCCCCTTTGGATCTTAAGTCCATGAACGGGAGGGTTAACCTCTTTGGGTGGAGGTACATACCGAACCTTGGCGGGCCGGGAGGAGCCTTAAGTCATCCTACATTGTACCCCCAGAGGGTGGCTTTTAGGTGTGCTAGGCGTGGTGCGGGAAGGGTCTCTTGGACTAAGGTTGGCTTTGAGAGGCACCCGGTTCAGTGGAGGATCGTCGAGGCCTTGGCGGACCTTCCTGTGCTTGGATGGCGGGACGCCCTTATGACCCGGGGGGCCGCGGTGCTTGAGGTGGGTTTGTCCAGGGCTCTTCAGGGCGTTTGATTGATGGGGCTTTTGATGAGATAAGGGGGGTGTTGTGGATGGACTTTGAGGGCAAGGTGGCGGTGGTGACCGGAGCGGCTTCGGGGATTGGGCTTGGAATATGCGAGGGGCTGCTTAAAGGTGGAGCCAAGGCGGTTTTTATGGGGGATCTGAAGGAACAGCAGCTGCGAGGTCAGGTGGAGAGGCTCAACGAATCCTATCCCGGCAGGGCCTTTGGGGTTGTAACGGACGTGACGGTGGAGGAGCAGATGTCAAGGCTCATCGGCGCATCTAAGGATGAGGGCGGGCGGCTTGACATGGTTTTCAACGTGGCGG
This window encodes:
- a CDS encoding GntR family transcriptional regulator — protein: MKDHPLSPARSRDLRQIVYDKIKDAIVNGIISPGEKLSEFELSKQLEVSRTPIREAIRQLAQTGLVRLVPRKGAFVALPSPKEAEDLYEIRLVLESLALEKICADPPRDELLKFRELFSSVGPSWSAGQYLDQDRRFHGFISNQSGNAFLETVLHNVSDLIQLCRHYSMEGVPLERSSEEHVALIDAILERNLPLAKERLKLHLNNAVASLTGYITSHR
- a CDS encoding histidinol-phosphate aminotransferase family protein; its protein translation is MIYQLAAAPWKVLDFSSNVNPYGPPKGALRAARLALKRANLYPDPDHTALREAFAKWLAVKPEMTCFGNGASELIGAVMMALRPKRMVTFSPTFGEYGAWASRLGIPVLEIPMRAPCFEPPLEDLDRRLEKGDLLVICQPNNPTGRAYSDLELKAITRACHDAGAYLLADECFINLTYPPSRSIIDNGSIPAGSIALRAFTKDFSAPGLRVGAAVTTPETVGIVRRALQPWPLNCAGEAFATWCSLNPEPFLQESREKLAAEREYLTRSLRAMGFEPLNSSVNFILCTSPWEAKDLLNQLKPMGILIRTCESFGLGKHYVRIAVKDRKSNRTLIGAIGGQKNV
- a CDS encoding SDR family oxidoreductase, coding for MDFEGKVAVVTGAASGIGLGICEGLLKGGAKAVFMGDLKEQQLRGQVERLNESYPGRAFGVVTDVTVEEQMSRLIGASKDEGGRLDMVFNVA
- a CDS encoding DMT family transporter, with amino-acid sequence MRVLLGMGLAIAAAAVWAMAPVLYRRGIEKVSYTALGAVRCIGYVLSATAYALAAKGTAAFIPPETHTLAFLWASSVAWLVVGDLCYFGALHKLGVSVGVPATSSFPVVAVVMSHFVIKEPMGANIIISVLLTLEGLFLLNRKDGGSSDSPRELTGGLILAGATMFCWSLGVVSNKILIGRMDIPTLELWRSIGVTVGSIAAFLIKNPGEVKSLRSLKGRDLLEMSIAGAMGLTIGNLLFSYSLNYISVALATCLACARPFLAALFAMAVLRERLTRKVALGITLVVAGVTVMSL
- a CDS encoding DUF2703 domain-containing protein, which produces MPNIVISHYGIRGVECPHFTGTRDNLLKVVERMAPKFATLGIEISVEYRGMEDLEENRSLHNLITMEAPGEVPETSLESLAGLTVEHEPCEKMGCCRALVMETAKFQEVPSGLVMDGLVRMSMRLIGGCSSDGCGSCSCH
- the cbiB gene encoding adenosylcobinamide-phosphate synthase CbiB, whose translation is MLSLSLAIAISLDLILGDPQWNFHPVRLVGRMAQRLEPMCRALPLSQPSQGGVFLFLVLAASLLPPWLFLKVLGLLHLEWLGGAIVIYFCLGGKSLAHEVSQVLKSLKDRDMDGAREKLKPLVSRRVDHMDEDYITRSALETLAENFSDALVGTLFYAALGGPLLAWAHRVVNTLDAMVGYKDERYNHFGAASAKLDDILNILPSRLSALILAASGHMMGKDFMDTWEAVKEDAPKDESPNSGWPMSAFAHVLGITLGGATLYGDQWVQCPTMGSGPKPTVEHLQGALSLYWVSYMLSALGALVLGGLMSL
- a CDS encoding cob(I)yrinic acid a,c-diamide adenosyltransferase, coding for MAELIITTKGGDKGTTSLCNGDRVPKDHPRVELYGTLDECQAHVGMARATCPYGEVAEWLLKLEENMSYAMGSFAMCEDLPEPDSSLLETLVAKVTAMHKGPFRFVRPGDSVPGAALHIARTVARRAERVAVKLYRENLISDHEYVYLNRLSDAIYALSLWVDMLARGDVPKK
- a CDS encoding acetoacetate decarboxylase family protein, giving the protein MRGRFSLREDMVYSMPVHFSGRSFEPVVAEYGDMTCVRLGFDTDPEALLGYLPECFDLIEPRVDVQYANCRDVKWMSGGEYRLLQVTVPARYVAGKEVIEGDYALVVWEDKACPIIGGREEDGVPKLFAQIAPERHVGDHWFTSIAYESCQLCSLDFWGKEDVPPLDLKSMNGRVNLFGWRYIPNLGGPGGALSHPTLYPQRVAFRCARRGAGRVSWTKVGFERHPVQWRIVEALADLPVLGWRDALMTRGAAVLEVGLSRALQGV